AGCTTGTGCTGACCGGAACGGGTATGCTTCTGCTGCTGATCGCAGCATGGGGCGGTGACGCGCGTGCGCAGCTTAACACATATCTCGCCAGCATCGGTTTGTTCGTGGCTGGTATCCTGCTGGTTCCGACCTTGCATGACGGCTTAGTGGGCGCAGTCACGTCGGCATTTGGCGATCTGATGCGCGCGGATGCGTTTTCAGCCTTTGCCAAGTCGCTGATTTATCTCGGCGCAATCGGTTGTTTGCTAGTGGCTCCAAGCTACTTCAACCGTTTGAACGCTATGCGTGCTGAGTATCCTGTCCTGATCGTGTTCGCGTCATTGGGCATGAGCATCATGGTCTCTGCAGGTGATTTCCTGACGCTGTATCTGGGGCTAGAGCTCAACAGCCTTGCCGCATATGTCCTCGCATCGATCTTGCGCACCGACGATAAGTCGGCCGAAGCGGGTCTGAAGTATTTTGTTCTTGGCGCACTTGCTTCCGGCATTCTGCTCTACGGCATGAGCCTGGTCTATGGCTTCACAGGCAGCACCAGCTTTGTAGGCGTATCCACTGCACTGTCAGGCGAGCTATCGACTGGCGCGCTTTTCGGAATCGTATTTGTACTGGTGGGCCTTGCGTTCAAGATTTCCGCAGTGCCGTTCCACATGTGGACACCCGATGTTTACGAGGGCGCCCCAACACCGGTGACGACTTTCTTTGCCACAGCGCCCAAGGTGGCAGCTGTCGCATTAACAGCACGTGTTGCGCTGGAAGTTTTCGGCAGCCAGTCAGACGCATGGCAGCAGATCGTCATCTTCATCGCGCTGGCATCAATTGTGGTCGGCGCGCTGGGCGCAATCGGCCAAGAAAACATCAAGCGTCTGCTTGCATTCTCGTCGATCAACAACGTCGGTTTCATCCTGATCGGTCTAGCAGCCGTAACGCAGCAGGGTGCGAGTGCGATGATGGTCTATCTGTGGATCTACATGGCGATGTCACTGGGCAGCTTTGTCGCGGTGCTGATGCTGAAGGACGCAGATGGCACGCCAGTTGAGAACATCTCAAGCATGGCGGGCATGGTGCGCGAACAGCCATTGTTGGCATGGTGCATCTTCTTCCTGATGCTGAGCCTGGCGGGCATTCCGCCGCTTTTCGGCTTCTGGGGCAAGTTTGTAGTGTTCCAGGCGGCAGTTGAAGCGGATATGATCATCCTCGCCGCCCTTGGTATCGCCGCCAGCGTGATTGGCGCGTTCTACTACCTTAAGGTCTGCAAGATCATCATGTTCGATGACCCTGCCGGTGTGGTAACTGGCAAGAGCAACGCCAGCCATTGGGCGGTGCTTGGCATTACGACGCTGATCATTTCGCCTTTGGGATACTTGCTTACACCGTCACTGGGTGACTTGGCAGACAAGGCCGCAACCGCGCTGTTCCTAGCCTCTTGATCCGCTTCGTAGACGAGACCGGTTCCACAAACGCAGACTTGCTCTCGCAGCTAAGCGCTGGCGAGCCGCTGCGCGAAGGTGATTGGCTGATCGCAAGGCGCCAGGTTTCCGGGCGAGGGCGCCAGGGCCGGGAATG
The Altererythrobacter ishigakiensis genome window above contains:
- the nuoN gene encoding NADH-quinone oxidoreductase subunit NuoN, which produces MDFSTSFALIAPELVLTGTGMLLLLIAAWGGDARAQLNTYLASIGLFVAGILLVPTLHDGLVGAVTSAFGDLMRADAFSAFAKSLIYLGAIGCLLVAPSYFNRLNAMRAEYPVLIVFASLGMSIMVSAGDFLTLYLGLELNSLAAYVLASILRTDDKSAEAGLKYFVLGALASGILLYGMSLVYGFTGSTSFVGVSTALSGELSTGALFGIVFVLVGLAFKISAVPFHMWTPDVYEGAPTPVTTFFATAPKVAAVALTARVALEVFGSQSDAWQQIVIFIALASIVVGALGAIGQENIKRLLAFSSINNVGFILIGLAAVTQQGASAMMVYLWIYMAMSLGSFVAVLMLKDADGTPVENISSMAGMVREQPLLAWCIFFLMLSLAGIPPLFGFWGKFVVFQAAVEADMIILAALGIAASVIGAFYYLKVCKIIMFDDPAGVVTGKSNASHWAVLGITTLIISPLGYLLTPSLGDLADKAATALFLAS